TCTAGATGAGATCTGGCATTGATTGTTGAGAGCTCACTATCCGGATGATGAAAACCCATTAAAGATTGCACTTGCTCAATAGCTAAAAATGCTTCATCTAAGGCTTTTGATGATGGACCTTCATCATCAATCCGGATTTCTACGAAAGTCCCTAAGAGGGGTTTGCAACGAATCATTTTGCTTTTGCAATCGTGTTCTGATTTTTTAAGGCAATCTCATATAAGACCGCAACTCTTTTAACCCCATCGGTTAGATGCTTGCAGGAGAGGGTGGCACCCCCAATATTTTGAATATCTTGGTTGAGCTTGATAGGGTCTGCCGCCGTTTTGCCAATGAACTGTTTGCGCCAGTGAGCTTCCGCTACTTCGTAGCCATAAGACTCCACATAGTCTAGGATTTCGATCCCAGTGACTGCGCCTGATGGGTTGAGAGCAACTGCATAGGTAATCATTTCATGCTTACCGACTACCTCGTCTACGATGAACCAACTTCCATCCGCTGCTTTCCAAATTCGATCCCCTTGAAAGGGATGGCGAATACTTGAGGCTGAGCGCATTTTGTCTTGTAGCTCATCTGTAATGATGATGGGACTTTTAGTTAAGGCCTTATTGGGAATCAATATCTTTTGAGCTTGCTCAACAGATGCATAGATCTTGGCATGAGCAACGATCGGTATCGTAGCTGCAGCTAGACTCATGATGAGTAAGGGATTGGGTTTCCAGTGCATATTCTCAATTCTTTTGCTGATGTGGGGGAGGAATTTGAAACTGTTAATTGGCTAACAATGCATTAGCCTGGCAGCAAAGTTCATCTAGTTCTTGATTGGTTTCGTTTAGCTGGGCTAGAGCATCAAACATCATTAGGGCGCGCTCCCTCGCAGTGGCGCAGTGGGTAGACTGAAACTTAATCAGATGTATCAGTGCTGCCATTAATAAATTTTGCTTTTCCATATGTACCTTTAAATTAAAAATGAGAGAGATCTTTTCTAGTTCAGCGGGAAGCCCAATTTGACAATGAACTCATTAACTGAGTGACTATCCCAAACGCGAGCATTGGAGCATTCAGCTTCGCCACCACCCATACAGCTTCCGCCTTTGAGTTGATAACGCCAAGCGCCAGTGACCCACCAGTCTTTAGCGGCATAGTGCATATTGGGACCAACAAAAGTTGCACGTTGCACTTGATTGCGCAAATTCAATTCGGAATAGTCGTTATGGAATCGGGCTTCAACACCAGCAGACCATTTGGGCGCGAATCGATAACTAGCGCCGACTAAAAAATCGAGCATGGATTCAGGGACATTGCCATTCTCAATAAATTTCAAACGTTCATTTGCTACCACTACGTTTCCTGCCAAGACCAAGCGATCATCAATAAAATTCGATTGCAATAGAAGGCGAGCCTCGATTTCATCTTTGTTTCTGCCCCAGGTGGGCTCTAAGTACAGACCAACGCCAACCGGTGATGTCACTGGATTAGTCAGTCGATAAATAGCCTCTAGTGAGCCACCTTCAATACCGCTTTTTCTGTAAGGGGTAGCGGGGTCATGGCTTGATGGCACTCCATACCCACCTGTGCAGCTTGAGCTATCGCCGCAAGCCTCTGGATTCGTGTAATTCTGATTTGCGCTGGTGTAGTAGGAGTTGATGTAGCCGGCAATTTGTAAATCATTGGTAAGGCCATATTCCAACTCGGTTCTGGCTGTCCAGGCATCGTAGGTCCCAGCCGCTTGCTGTTTATTGAGTTGTAGGCGCTGTTCAAACTCCAACTTTCCTTTGGGCTGGAGATCGAGGGTGTAAATCCACCCAAATGCACCTTCACCCGCATTCGCGAATGAGAAGTGCAAGGCGGTAGCTAATAGGATGCTAAAGGCAACAAGTCTTTTGATGGTGATTTTCATAGTGGTTGGTCAGGTGAATAAAAGTAATTGAGAACGATTCTCAATATACAGTAAATGAGAATAATTCTCAATTGAGAAAATGACCCTGTTTGTCTTGGTGTTGAGATTTGCTGAAGAAACTGCCCGAGCTTGTAAGATGCGAATCTATGGATTCAGAAGCCCTTGTGAAGCTGGTCACAATGAAAATGCCTTTTGGTAAGCATGCTGGGCGTGCGCTTGCAGATTTGCCTGGAAATTATTTGGCGTGGTTTGCTCGGGAAGGTTTTCCTAAGGGCGAGCTGGGTCAGTTGCTAGAGTTGATGCATACGCTAGATCACAATGGCCTACGCGGATTATTGACCCCTATCCAGCGGGCTCATGGAATTGCGCCCCGCGCTCGAGACTAGTAAAGGTTTACTTGGAGCGAACTATCGCTGTCACGCGATTGCGTTCATAGCTCACATTGGGTGAATCTGGAGGGCTGCTTTGAGAAAGAGTGGCCTGCAATGTACTTTGCGTCCCAATCTCCATAGCCAACCTTTGAGCGAGCTCTACATTACGGTCGTACTGAATCTGTACGCTGGCAACCTTGCCTGCTTTGATGTTCGAGATGATGGCTGCCATCTTCTCAGGCGAGTATTGGTCGAAAAAGACTGGATACCAAGCGCCCACTGACTGTCTTGGAACTGCCCTTGTAGCTGAATTGCTGGCTGTACTGTCACTCATCTCTATAGGCAAATGAAAATCGATGCCCGTCTTCTGTACAAGCTCAGCATAAGAGATTGGCGCGCTCATTTGTGCGTCATCCGTATTCTCAACCCAATACGCCCAAGCTAACTTTTTATTCGGATCGTAGACCAGCTTATAAAGATGACTCGGTATAGTGACTCGGCTTTTACCAATGCTGCCAGCATGACCAATTGATCCGGTAAACACATACACGTCGCCCTCTGCGCGCTTGATGTACATCCTAGTGGACTCTTCAACTCGTTTTGCCCAAATACCCTGATTGTTCTGTCTAGCCTGCGGCATCATATTTGCTAAGGAAAATGACTGAGCCATCCCCCGCTCCCGCGTCATGTCTCCTGCTGGAACGTTATGACCTCGGTCGTATCCACTGCCGCGATAGTCTGCAAGCAGGGCGCGTTCATGCGCAGGGAGTCTGGCCTCCTCATAAAACTGATTGGTGCGTCGTGGGTGAGGCGCCTGGAGTTGCTCGCCATTGAGGCGCTCAACGGTGTAGATCGGCTTTTTGTCCGAAGGTGAGTAGTAGATTGCAAAATCATCAAAGCAAAGGTCTCGTCCTACCTGAGTTGTGCTTGGCACTTGTTGGGCCGGGAATAGATCTTTGCATTGATCAAATAGTGCAGATGCACTCAGTGGCAGCCAAAGCGAGCTAAGTAGGAGGAGTTTGCCCAGGAACTTCATTGCATGTCAGTGTAATGAGTGTCTTAGCGAGGGGGTAAAAGTTTTGCGCATATTGGGCGATGACGTTAGCTCTAGAGCTAGTATTTATGCGGGCTTGAGAGCTGTTTATCTCAGCGAATGATCTAGCTGCAAAGTGTTCAGGGTAGGAGATGCGCAACTTGAGGCGATGATTCAATGAACACTACCGGTAGAAAATACAAGCTGCCTAGATACTAGATGTACGGGTCAGGCGGCCCTTTTGAGATCTAAAAATAGTAAAAAAGTTGGATTTTGAGCACTTTTTTATTATATGAAATAAGTCCTCACTAACTTCTTTAAGTAATTGAAATTAAAGGGTTAAATATCAAATTTAGGGATCTTATTAGGGATGATCCTTATTTCAAGACCTATAAGTTATGGAAATTAAGTCCTTTATTCTTGACTTGATATAAGAACCTTCTTAGGATGACTCATGTTTTTTACTTATTGCATTGCAACATAAATCTGAACTGAGATTTTTGGGGTACTGCAAGACTATGAATGATTAAATGTTTTTCTGCCAATTTGAGTGACGCGCAACTAGTACAGCCTGCAAAGGCGAATGCTAAAGACTTGCTTGCTCACGCACTATCCCCCGTATATCGGGTGATGAATGGCCTATTGATCGTAAGCGTTTTCATGATCGTGGGGCTCTGGCTTTCCGGAAATGGTACTCAAGCAGGTGCATTCGATTTAGCTCGTATTCTGGTCCCAGACGAGGCTCGCCATATAGTTTGGCAAAACGGTTTTGGCATGCTCGATCAGTATCAGGAGGAGACTCCCAAAGCACTTGCCGATAAAGAGATTGCGAACGTAATTTATGGCAAGTCACCGACCACCTCCCATAGTGGATTGACAAGCGCTAAACAGCAAACGGTTGCCCTCTTGATGCCCTCTGTAGCCCAGGCTCAGGTAAAGCCAATCTCTCACTTAGCCGATCGCATCCCCACTTCGAAGATTGATCCTCAGGCCTTGGATTCGAAGTTGATGGTGTCCATTCAAAATCAACGTGCTGTTGCTGACTTCTTTGAGAAGAAGTACAAGTTAGATCGCGCAAAGATTGAGGAATACGTTTCCAACACAGTGTTGATTGCAAAAGAAGTCAATATTGATCCAGTTTTATTGCTTGCCGTGATTTCTGTGGAATCCAACTTTAATCCCCTGATTAAAAGCCATGCAGGTGCTGAAGGCTTGATGCAGGTGATGACTGCTATTCATAAAGATAAATACGCTTTGTATGGCGGAGCTACTGATGCGGTGAAGCCTGAAGTGAATATTCGGGTGGGCGCCTACATCCTGAAGTATTTAATTGCTACTAGTGGCTCATTGCGTAATGGCTTGAAATACTATGTTGGCGCTGCAAATGCCGAGAATGATGGTGGCTATGCTGATAAGGTCATGGCAGAAAGAAATCGTTTGATTGGTTTATGTCAGCCGGCAACGCAAAACAAATTGACGCTGAACGGCAAAGATTTGCGTTCGTAAGTACTGTATTGATTCTTCGGGAAAAATAAAGGCCACTCATTGAGTGGCCTTATTATTTGCAGACACAGGTTTGAAATTAATTCACTCCGTGTAGCTCTACATCAAATACCAATGTTGCATTTGGGGGAATCACACCGCCGGCACCGCGAGGGCCATAGCCCATCTCTGAAGGGATGATCAGGGTGCGTTTGCCACCAATCTTCATCCCTTGTACGCCTTGATCCCAGCCTTTGATGACATGGCCAGCACCCAAAGGAAAGCTAAATAATTGGCCGCGATCAAGAGAGCTATCAAACTTCTGACCTTTATGGTCAGGCGCTTTTTCATCAAACAACCACCCGGTGTAATGCACGTCTACATGATTTCCGGCAGTCGCTTCTTTGCCATCACCAACAACGGTATCTATTTTTTGGAGTTCGCTCACGTTTATCTTCCTCTTTGGCTGAAATTGAGGGGCTAGTATATTCTGAGCGTAATCTTTTTGTTCGAGCAAACTAACATGACAAACTTCTGGCCTCATTCTGCGTATAAAACCCTTACGGTGGGGTCTGACAAGCAATTATTGGTGACAGATGATTTTCTGCGCACTTACTTATTGCGCCCCGAATTAAACCTCGTTCCCGAATCCTGCGCTGCTGAGCGCGCCTTACATCAGCGCTTAAGCGAGAACCCTCGCGCAGCCATCTCTGATGAAGAAATTTCTGGAATGGCAGATCCTGATATTCAGGTGAACTATCAGGTTTGGCTTAGGTATCGAGCTAAGTTATTGGCGGCTAGTTCTCTAGAAAACTTTTACATGAGCTTGTTTAAGGGGGATGGTGTTGACGTGCCACCTTTATTTATTACTCAGTTGGCGCAAATATTTATACGGCATATCTTGGGTGAAGATTGCCATCCATTAGATGCTCGTATGGGTGAGCTCTTCTTTCGGGTTCAGAAGATCACCGTTCTTGAGGACAGTGTGGTGATGGCTGCAGATGATGAGATAGTGACTCGCAATGCGCAAGCTGGGGAGACTGGCAACATTCTGGATCTCCTGAAGAGCAAGTCAATGTCTATGCGCTCAATCGACTTAGATGTACTACATGAAGAAAATGCGGATCTTTATTGGGAGAAGAGTGAAGATTATGACTTTGCAGTGCAACTGAACTTTGGTCAGCCACCCATCAATCACTTTTGCCGCGTTCTGGAAAAATGGATACAACACTTTTTAGGCGCCCAAGTACGCATTACCCCAATGCAGCAAATCACCGACCCCAAATGGTCTTGGCATGTTGGTCTAGATGCGGCTGCGACCGATATTTTGAATAAGCTTTACAACAAAGAGCCAGTCGATTCTGATGAGCTTGAGAAGGTCATTTGCTTATTCCGCCTGGACTTTATTGATGAGGCGGCGGTCACCCAATCTCAGGCTGGAAAGCCGGTTTATATGGGTATTGCGATGAATGATGAGAAGCAACTCAAGCTCAAACCACAAAACTTGCTTTTCAATCTACCTTTAGCAAAGGCTTCTTAAGTCACGGAACTTCTATTTGTCTTCTTGCGATTGGCGCTAAGCCAAATCAAGGCGCCCGCAGTAACAGCGACGGGAAGCAGGGATCCGAGATTCAGGATATTCCAGCCCTGCGAGGTAATGAGGGCTCCAGAACCAAATGAAGTAAAGGCCATTGTGCCAAACACAAAGAAGTTGATTGCTGCTTGAGCTTTATCACGCTCTTCTGGTCGGTAGGCAGTCATTGCCAAAGACGTCGAGCCGGTAAATAAAAAGTTCCAGCCAACGCCCAATAAAAATAGTGCAATCAGGAATTGATGAAAGTCGACGCCAGTTAGCGCGATTGCAATGCATAGAAGATTCAGGGCGACACCAACGCCCATAATTTTGAGAGTGCCAAAGCGTTGAATCAGTGAGCCAGTAAAAAACCCGGGCGCGAACATGCCAATCACATGCCACTCCAATACCAGCGCCGTATCGGAGAAAGGGAGTCCGCAAATTTGCATGGCGAGCGGAGTTGCTGCCATGAGCAGGTTCATGACGCCGTAGCCCAATGAGGCGCCAATTACAGCAACCATAAAGACCGGTTGTTGAAGAATCGTTTTGAGGCTCCTGCCCGCGGAAAGTGAGTGCTGAGTCTTAAATTCTTCTGGAAAGTGGATGAACTGCATCACGATGATGCCAATAAATCCGGCTATTGATAGGGTGAGATAAGCCCCCAGAAATGCGGTATCAAAGAAATCCTTAGTCCATGAAGCTAGGTTGGGTCCAATCACTGCCCCTAGGATTCCGCCAGCAAGCACCCAAGAGACCGCCTTATCCCTTTGACTGACCGCCGTCAACTCGGCAGCTGCAAATCGATAGAGTTGCCCATTTGCGCTGTAATAGCCTGCAATAAAGGTGCCTAGGACCAGAAGCCAGAAGTTTTTAGAAATAGCGGCATAGGCGCACAGAAGGGCTGACAAGGCAGCTACCAAGAGGCCTAGCTGAAAAGAAATCTTCCGACCAAAGTAATTTTGGGTTTTGGCTACGATTGAAGTTGAGAAGGCGCCTCCCACAACGTAGCCCATTACTGGCAGGGTTGCCATCCAGGCAACCGGGCTTAGGCTTAGGCCAACCAGGCCGTTGATGGCTATAAATGTCACATTGTTAGTCAAAAACAAGCCCTGGCAAAGGATCAACAGCAGAAGGTTTTTGTTGAGCAGGGGGTGCTTATTAGTCATGTATCGCAGTTTACGATGCAAGTGAGTGCGGGCTCGGCTTGGTGGATTCCCTTAAATCGACCAACTTCAGCCAATTTGGTGCCTAAATCCCCTTAAATTGCCGGGGTCGATGATTTAAAATAGACGTCTCGGTCCAGTGCGTGAAATAACACCCAAGACAGCCAAAAGCGTCCGAAGTGTTGCGTGCGGAATACGGGAGTGGTTCGGTATAAGACCGAGCCCTAATATTTATCCATATCGAGGAAACATCAATGGCTTCAGAGAAATCAAAGATCATTTACACGCTGACAGATGAAGCGCCACTATTGGCGACCTGTGCATTTTTGCCAATCATTCGCACTTTTACAGCGCCAGCTGGAGTGCAGGTTGTAGAAAGCGACATTTCTGTTGCAGCACGTATCTTGTCAGAGTTCTCTGATTGCTTAACTGCTGAGCAAAAAGTTCCCGATAATTTGGCCGAGCTTGGTCGTATGACTTTATTGCCGGATACCAACATCATCAAGTTGCCTAATATCAGCGCTTCAGTTCCCCAGTTGCTTGCTGCCATCAAAGAATTGCAATCTAAGGGCTACAAGATTCCAGATTTCCCAGAGGACCCTAAAGATGATGCTGAAAAAGCAATTCGTACCCGTTACTCTAAGTGCTTGGGTAGTGCAGTAAATCCAGTATTGCGCGAAGGCAACTCTGATCGCCGCGCACCAAATGCAGTTAAGCGTTATGCCCGCAAGAACCCACACTCCATGGGTGAGTGGAGTCAGGCTTCCCGTACGCACGTATCCCATATGCATGGTGGCGACTTCTACGCTGGTGAGAAGTCAATGACTATGACTAAGGCATGTGATGTGAAGATGGACTTGGTAACGAAGAGCGGCAAAACCATTGTCCTCAAGCCAAAAGTTTCTTTGCTTGCTGGTGAAATTATTGACAGCATGTACATGAGCAAGAAAGCGCTCTGCGAGTTCTATGAAAAAGAAATTGAAGACGCTTACAAGACAGGCATGATGTTGTCCTTGCACGTGAAGGCAACCATGATGAAGGTGTCACACCCAATCGTGTTTGGTCATGCTGTAAAGATTTTCTACAAAGATGCATTTGAAAAGCATGGCAAGTTGTTTGAAGAGTTAGGTGTTAATCCGAACAACGGCATGAGCAGTTTGTATGACAAGATTAAAACTTTGCCAGAATCCAAGCGCGAAGAAATCATCCAAGACTTGCATGCATGCCATGAGCACCGTCCAGCGTTGGCGATGGTTGACTCTGCCAAAGGCATTACTAACCTCCATTCACCAAGTGATGTGATTGTTGATGCATCGATGCCAGCAATGATTCGTGTTGGCGGCAAGATGTGGGGTGCAGATGGTCGCTTGCATGACACTAAGGCGGTTATTCCGGAAAGTACGTTTGCTCGTATCTATCAGGAGATGATTAATTTCTGTAAGACCCACGGTAATTTTGATCCTAAAACCATGGGTACAGTCCCGAACGTGGGCTTGATGGCTCAGCAGGCAGAAGAGTACGGTTCACATGACAAGACTTTTGAGATTCCTGAGCCTGGTGTAGCCCGTATTGTTGCTGATGATGGCACAGTATTACTCGAGCAGAATGTAGAAGAGGGTGATATCTGGCGCATGTGTCAGGTTAAAGATGCGCCGATTCGTGACTGGGTCAAGTTGGCAGTCAACCGTGCGCGTTTGTCACATACTCCAGCAGTATTTTGGTTGGATGAGTACCGCCCACACGAAGCTGAGTTGATTAAGAAGGTGCAAACCTATCTGAAGGATTACGATTTAACGGGTGTAGATATTCAGATCATGTCTCAGACTCGTGCAATGCGTTTCACATTGGAGCGCGTGATTCGTGGCAAAGATACGATTTCTGTGACTGGTAATATTTTGCGTGACTATCTCACTGACTTGTTCCCAATTATGGAACTCGGTACTAGCGCCAAGATGTTGTCTATCGTGCCTTTGATGGCAGGTGGCGGTCTGTTTGAAACTGGTGCTGGCGGTTCTGCCCCTAAGCACGTTCAACAATTGGTTGAAGAAAACCACTTGCGCTGGGATTCTTTAGGTGAGTTCTTGGCCTTGGCTGTTTCTTTGGAAGATATCGGTGACAAGACCAATAATCCAAAAGTGAAAATCCTGGCGCGTACTCTGGATGAGGCAACGGGTACATTGTTGGATAACAACAAGTCACCATCACCACGTACTGGCGAGTTAGATAACCGTGGCAGCCAGTTCTACTTGGCGATGTACTGGGCTCAAGCCTTAGCTGCGCAAACTGAAGACAAAGAATTGCAAGCTCACTTTGCTCCGATTGCAAAAGCGTTGACTGAGAACGAGCAAAAGATTGTTTCTGAGTTCAAGGCGGTACAAGGTAAGCCAGCTGACATCGGCGGTTACTTTATGCCCGATCAAGCCAAGTTCAAGGCGGTGATGTGCCCAAGCACTACATTGAATGAGATCTTGAAAGCGGCATCAGTAGCTTAAAGTAGGTCAGCGTCGAAAAAAAGGCAAACCAAACGGTTTGCCTTTTTTGTGGGCAACTGAAATGCCTAAGCATTCATATACCGGTCTTCTTGATAAGTGCAGACCCATTGTGGTCTATAGACTAAAAGAATCGCTAGCAACATTCCTGAGAGGGATCCTTCCATAAAGGAAAGAACTATCAAGCCTAAAAACCAACCCAAAGGATCGCTAGATCCAAACGAACTCATTTGAAAGATCTGCTGCAATCCATAAATTAGTAGGCCAGTTGCAAATGTGCTGATAAATCCTGCAAGGTAGCCATTGCCTAGAATCAGAACAAATAGATGCTTTGGTAAAAATCGATCTACCGCTCGCATGACTAGATACGCAAAGATTGCTGGAATCACGCTCACCATGATGTAGTGACTAGTTGCCTCTACCAAATCCCCGCTGAAAGTAAAGATACCCACTAAGGCAACTAGGAAGAGCAAGGTAATGGCACTCCAGAATCCAAAAAGAGCCACTAAGAGCGAGGCGCCAAAAAAGTGGAAGGATAAATCGATCAAGTTTTGGAGGTTGCTGCTGGGCATATGGGCGCGAATATTCCAAGCGATGGCCAATAGGACAATGCAGGAAATAAAGAGGTTGCGTAGTCGGGGCTGTAAAAGTACGCCCTCTCGACTTTTAAAGACGCCCAATAAGAAAATGGCGCATGCCAAGAAAATCCAAGCCATATTCATCTCTCAAGGGTCCAAAATCAATATTTAACTGCTTAATATAGGCCTCAGGTATCAGATTTAACCCTATTGCCTAGAGCATGGTTCAGCAATAAATCCCCAAGCGTAGGAGAATGAAGCATATCCATTGTGTAGTTTGACGTCCATCAAAGAGATATTGATATGTTTACAAATGACCCAAAGCAGCTCTCCCAAGAAATCACCCCTAAGGCGGTTTTTGAGGGGCGTCGCGATTTAATTAAGAGTGCTGCTGCCGGTGCTTTTGGTTTGGCTCTTGCGCCATGGTTCTCGCGTGATGCACTTGCAAGTAATGCTCAGAAATTAATCGCCACACCAAATCCAAACTTTATTCTGAAGGATGAATCGACTAGTTATAAGTATGTGACTGGTTACAACAACTTCTATGAGTTCGGAACGGATAAATCAGATCCGGCTGCCTATGCTGAGAGCTTGCAAACGCGTCCATGGACGGTGACGATTGAAGGCTTGGTTAAAAAGCCGGTGACCTTGGATATAGATTCACTTCTGAAGCTAGCCCCGATGGAGGAGCGCATCTATCGTATGCGCTGCGTGGAGGGGTGGTCTATGGTGATTCCGTGGGATGGTTACTCTTTATCTAAATTACTGAATCAGGTGCAGCCTTTAGGCTCTGCCAAATATGTAGAGTTTATTTCTTTGGCAGATCGTAAACAAATGCCAGGCTTGAAGAGTCAGATTATCGAGTGGCCCTACCGCGAGGGCCTACGCTTGGATGAGGCTATGAACCCGCTGACCCTTCTGACCTTTGGTCTTTATGGCGAAACGCTGCCAAAGCAAAATGGCGCCCCCGTCAGAATCGTGGTGCCTTGGAAATATGGTTTTAAGAGTGCCAAGTCGATAGTTAAAATTCGTTTGACTGAAGAGATGCCGAAGACCAGTTGGAGTCAGTTTGATGCACGCGAGTATGGGTTCTATTCCAATGTAAATCCTCTGGTAGATCATCCTCGCTGGAGTCAGGCTACCGAGCGTCGTATTGGTGATCCTAAGGGTGTCTTTGCTCCCAAAATGAAAACCCAAATGTTTAATGGTTATGGTGATCAAGTAGCCAGCATGTATTCCGGGATGGATCTGAAGAAGTTTTATTGAGGTTAAGCGATAAGTGGGGCGTGATGAAGTTATTGATTTTCCTGTTAGCGCTATTGCCCTTAGATCGTTTGATTTGGCTGGGCTTGACTGATGGTTTGGGTGCTAACCCCATTGAATTCATCACACGCTCAACGGGCACATGGGCGCTAGTCTTC
The window above is part of the beta proteobacterium CB genome. Proteins encoded here:
- a CDS encoding FMN-binding domain protein translates to MHWKPNPLLIMSLAAATIPIVAHAKIYASVEQAQKILIPNKALTKSPIIITDELQDKMRSASSIRHPFQGDRIWKAADGSWFIVDEVVGKHEMITYAVALNPSGAVTGIEILDYVESYGYEVAEAHWRKQFIGKTAADPIKLNQDIQNIGGATLSCKHLTDGVKRVAVLYEIALKNQNTIAKAK
- a CDS encoding Conserved hypothetical secreted protein, whose translation is MKITIKRLVAFSILLATALHFSFANAGEGAFGWIYTLDLQPKGKLEFEQRLQLNKQQAAGTYDAWTARTELEYGLTNDLQIAGYINSYYTSANQNYTNPEACGDSSSCTGGYGVPSSHDPATPYRKSGIEGGSLEAIYRLTNPVTSPVGVGLYLEPTWGRNKDEIEARLLLQSNFIDDRLVLAGNVVVANERLKFIENGNVPESMLDFLVGASYRFAPKWSAGVEARFHNDYSELNLRNQVQRATFVGPNMHYAAKDWWVTGAWRYQLKGGSCMGGGEAECSNARVWDSHSVNEFIVKLGFPLN
- a CDS encoding DNA/RNA non-specific endonuclease; protein product: MKFLGKLLLLSSLWLPLSASALFDQCKDLFPAQQVPSTTQVGRDLCFDDFAIYYSPSDKKPIYTVERLNGEQLQAPHPRRTNQFYEEARLPAHERALLADYRGSGYDRGHNVPAGDMTRERGMAQSFSLANMMPQARQNNQGIWAKRVEESTRMYIKRAEGDVYVFTGSIGHAGSIGKSRVTIPSHLYKLVYDPNKKLAWAYWVENTDDAQMSAPISYAELVQKTGIDFHLPIEMSDSTASNSATRAVPRQSVGAWYPVFFDQYSPEKMAAIISNIKAGKVASVQIQYDRNVELAQRLAMEIGTQSTLQATLSQSSPPDSPNVSYERNRVTAIVRSK
- a CDS encoding Lytic transglycosylase catalytic produces the protein MIKCFSANLSDAQLVQPAKANAKDLLAHALSPVYRVMNGLLIVSVFMIVGLWLSGNGTQAGAFDLARILVPDEARHIVWQNGFGMLDQYQEETPKALADKEIANVIYGKSPTTSHSGLTSAKQQTVALLMPSVAQAQVKPISHLADRIPTSKIDPQALDSKLMVSIQNQRAVADFFEKKYKLDRAKIEEYVSNTVLIAKEVNIDPVLLLAVISVESNFNPLIKSHAGAEGLMQVMTAIHKDKYALYGGATDAVKPEVNIRVGAYILKYLIATSGSLRNGLKYYVGAANAENDGGYADKVMAERNRLIGLCQPATQNKLTLNGKDLRS
- a CDS encoding peptidylprolyl isomerase, FKBP-type; the protein is MSELQKIDTVVGDGKEATAGNHVDVHYTGWLFDEKAPDHKGQKFDSSLDRGQLFSFPLGAGHVIKGWDQGVQGMKIGGKRTLIIPSEMGYGPRGAGGVIPPNATLVFDVELHGVN
- a CDS encoding Major facilitator superfamily MFS_1; this encodes MTNKHPLLNKNLLLLILCQGLFLTNNVTFIAINGLVGLSLSPVAWMATLPVMGYVVGGAFSTSIVAKTQNYFGRKISFQLGLLVAALSALLCAYAAISKNFWLLVLGTFIAGYYSANGQLYRFAAAELTAVSQRDKAVSWVLAGGILGAVIGPNLASWTKDFFDTAFLGAYLTLSIAGFIGIIVMQFIHFPEEFKTQHSLSAGRSLKTILQQPVFMVAVIGASLGYGVMNLLMAATPLAMQICGLPFSDTALVLEWHVIGMFAPGFFTGSLIQRFGTLKIMGVGVALNLLCIAIALTGVDFHQFLIALFLLGVGWNFLFTGSTSLAMTAYRPEERDKAQAAINFFVFGTMAFTSFGSGALITSQGWNILNLGSLLPVAVTAGALIWLSANRKKTNRSSVT
- a CDS encoding isocitrate dehydrogenase, NADP-dependent — encoded protein: MASEKSKIIYTLTDEAPLLATCAFLPIIRTFTAPAGVQVVESDISVAARILSEFSDCLTAEQKVPDNLAELGRMTLLPDTNIIKLPNISASVPQLLAAIKELQSKGYKIPDFPEDPKDDAEKAIRTRYSKCLGSAVNPVLREGNSDRRAPNAVKRYARKNPHSMGEWSQASRTHVSHMHGGDFYAGEKSMTMTKACDVKMDLVTKSGKTIVLKPKVSLLAGEIIDSMYMSKKALCEFYEKEIEDAYKTGMMLSLHVKATMMKVSHPIVFGHAVKIFYKDAFEKHGKLFEELGVNPNNGMSSLYDKIKTLPESKREEIIQDLHACHEHRPALAMVDSAKGITNLHSPSDVIVDASMPAMIRVGGKMWGADGRLHDTKAVIPESTFARIYQEMINFCKTHGNFDPKTMGTVPNVGLMAQQAEEYGSHDKTFEIPEPGVARIVADDGTVLLEQNVEEGDIWRMCQVKDAPIRDWVKLAVNRARLSHTPAVFWLDEYRPHEAELIKKVQTYLKDYDLTGVDIQIMSQTRAMRFTLERVIRGKDTISVTGNILRDYLTDLFPIMELGTSAKMLSIVPLMAGGGLFETGAGGSAPKHVQQLVEENHLRWDSLGEFLALAVSLEDIGDKTNNPKVKILARTLDEATGTLLDNNKSPSPRTGELDNRGSQFYLAMYWAQALAAQTEDKELQAHFAPIAKALTENEQKIVSEFKAVQGKPADIGGYFMPDQAKFKAVMCPSTTLNEILKAASVA
- a CDS encoding Membrane protein-like protein — protein: MAWIFLACAIFLLGVFKSREGVLLQPRLRNLFISCIVLLAIAWNIRAHMPSSNLQNLIDLSFHFFGASLLVALFGFWSAITLLFLVALVGIFTFSGDLVEATSHYIMVSVIPAIFAYLVMRAVDRFLPKHLFVLILGNGYLAGFISTFATGLLIYGLQQIFQMSSFGSSDPLGWFLGLIVLSFMEGSLSGMLLAILLVYRPQWVCTYQEDRYMNA
- a CDS encoding Oxidoreductase molybdopterin binding protein, with product MFTNDPKQLSQEITPKAVFEGRRDLIKSAAAGAFGLALAPWFSRDALASNAQKLIATPNPNFILKDESTSYKYVTGYNNFYEFGTDKSDPAAYAESLQTRPWTVTIEGLVKKPVTLDIDSLLKLAPMEERIYRMRCVEGWSMVIPWDGYSLSKLLNQVQPLGSAKYVEFISLADRKQMPGLKSQIIEWPYREGLRLDEAMNPLTLLTFGLYGETLPKQNGAPVRIVVPWKYGFKSAKSIVKIRLTEEMPKTSWSQFDAREYGFYSNVNPLVDHPRWSQATERRIGDPKGVFAPKMKTQMFNGYGDQVASMYSGMDLKKFY